The Alosa sapidissima isolate fAloSap1 chromosome 6, fAloSap1.pri, whole genome shotgun sequence genome window below encodes:
- the pnocb gene encoding prepronociceptin b encodes MKTPLWTLLLLSLGAPVRGDCQRDCVSCGLLLPEHQAFSTLVCLLECEAQMSPALTWDLCQATVSQMPASRQLHEGAMTNRDDYGGPMSLEEGEEEEINQEEEQQQEQQQQPAMETRAAEWFRSALEAEQVRDALVNEEEDEERDRDRDGKASPDRQGVAGSDLEAASLHLAKRFGGFIKGRHSYRKLVGRDLPAPLSPEADGRSLQKRYGGFIGIRKSARKWNSQKRVSQLLRQYLSLTGRPVRFNNLSAPGLRRPIDL; translated from the exons ATGAAGACCCCTCTCTGGACCCTGTTACTGCTGAGCCTGGGCGCCCCGGTGCGGGGAGACTGCCAGAGGGACTGCGTCTCCTGTGGACTCCTACTTCCTGAGCACCAGGCCTTCAGCACACTG GTGTGTTTGCTGGAATGTGAGGCCCAGATGTCCCCTGCACTGACCTGGGATCTGTGTCAAGCCACCGTGAGCCAGATGCCTGCTTCTCGCCAGCTACACGAAGGGGCCATGACCAATCGAGATGACTATGGTGGCCCTATGAGCCTAGAGGAGGGCGAAGAAGAGGAGATCAACCAAGAGGAAGAAcaacagcaggagcagcagcagcagccggccATGGAGACCCGGGCTGCCGAGTGGTTCCGATCCGCACTTGAAGCCGAGCAGGTCCGGGATGCTCTGGTgaatgaggaggaggacgaggagcgGGATCGGGATCGGGACGGCAAAGCATCGCCGGACCGCCAGGGAGTGGCAGGCTCTGACCTGGAGGCGGCTAGCCTCCATCTGGCCAAGCGCTTTGGTGGCTTCATAAAGGGCCGCCACAGCTACCGCAAGCTGGTGGGTCGGGACCTGCCGGCGCCGCTGAGCCCAGAGGCCGACGGCCGGTCGCTGCAGAAGCGCTACGGCGGCTTCATCGGGATCCGAAAGTCGGCGCGCAAGTGGAACAGCCAGAAGCGCGTCAGCCAGCTCCTGCGACAGTACCTGAGCCTCACGGGCCGCCCTGTCCGCTTCAACAACCTCTCCGCACCTGGCCTGCGCCGGCCAATTGACCTGTAG
- the znf395b gene encoding zinc finger protein 395b codes for MAAVEPRGRPSPADTRPARGPGDEEGLIYMQCCGQEDVEVRESQSQVSAYLPAATPLTCTGSSNSFRSPESVEMDEIMAAMVLTTLSCSPMVHSPPQKDLLPASSLSGDMECGGGELSDSGSSGYWSWDHGSVSPAPSLSVTEMDGSLGQAPDEGLHMEMDSGGSEARRYKGSGKGAYRCLWPGCGKVLNSRVGMKRHIQLHHLGVGSEHSQQEEDFYYTEVSSEEEPAPPSPAPTMSSSPWASCGSSSGASTPGPQASASAYSSPLSQSAPSSVWQIHTEHLYQACAPIQVTVSSGSPSSCCWTPSSEAQHKPQVLASRSRSVSVGEQWLQRNSAPTRSHTISASPSRNHCTFRKGRGEAKKCRKVYGVERRDQWCTACRWKKACQRFPD; via the exons ATGGCAGCTGTGGAGCCCAGAGGCAGGCCAAGCCCGGCGGACACCCGGCCAGCCAGAGGGCCTGGGGACGAGGAGGGGCTG ATCTACATGCAGTGCTGTGGCCAGGAGGATGTGGAGGTGCGAGAGAGCCAGAGCCAGGTGTCTGCTTACCTGCCCGCAGCCACACCCCTCACCTGCACAGGCTCTTCCAACAG tTTCCGAAGTCCAGAATCGGTGGAGATGGATGAGATCATGGCTGCAATGGTGCTCACAACTCTGTCCTGCAGTCCTATGGTGCACAGTCCCCCCCAGAAGGACCTACTTCCAG CGTCCTCATTATCAGGTGACATGGAATGTGGCGGGGGAGAGCTCTCGGACAGCGGCAGCAGTGGTTACTGGAGTTGGGACCATGGCAGCGTGAGTCCCGCCCCTTCCCTGTCCGTCACAGAGATGGATGGCAGCTTGGGTCAGGCCCCTGATGAAGGCCTTCACATGGAGATGGATTCTGGAGGGAGCGAAGCCCGGAGGTATAAG GGCTCTGGCAAGGGGGCTTACAGGTGTCTGTGGCCTGGCTGTGGAAAGGTGCTCAACTCCAGAGTGGGCATGAAGAGACACATCCAGCTGCACCATCTGGG AGTGGGATCGGAGCACTCCCAGCAGGAAGAGGACTTCTACTACACAGAGGTCTCCTCAGAAGAGGAGCCTGCCCCTCCGTCGCCGGCACCCACCATGTCCAGCAGCCCCTGGGCCTCCTGTGGCTCTTCGTCGGGCGCCAGCACACCGGGGCCCCAGGCTTCAGCTTCGGCCTACTCCAGCCCCCTCAGTCAGTCGGCACCCAGTAGTGTGTGGCAGATTCACACGGAGCATCTCTACCAG GCCTGCGCACCCATCCAGGTGACCGTGTCCTCGGGATCCCCCTCCTCATGTTGTTGGACCCCCTCGAGTGAAGCCCAGCACAAACCCCAG gTGTTGGCGTCTCGCAGTCGGTCGGTCAGCGTTGGAGAGCAGTGGCTGCAGAGAAACAGCGCCCCCACCAGGTCACATACCATCAGCGCATCACCCTCACGCAACCATTGCACTTTCAG GAAGGGGCGGGGCGAGGCCAAGAAGTGCCGCAAGGTCTACGGGGTGGAGAGACGGGACCAGTGGTGCACAGCCTGCCGCTGGAAGAAAGCCTGCCAGCGCTTCCCTGACTAA